The Dioscorea cayenensis subsp. rotundata cultivar TDr96_F1 chromosome 8, TDr96_F1_v2_PseudoChromosome.rev07_lg8_w22 25.fasta, whole genome shotgun sequence genome segment ATACATGATAAGACAACTAACAGACTGCCAATATGAAAAAAGCGAAACAGTAATATGTGGAAATAGAAACAGTggcatttagaaaaaaaaaaaaattcatcatgtAAGATTATGGTATAGCTTTATTTGCTGGTAATTATAAACgtataaatttcataaaaacctaaaaaaatacaaattttctttttttatctttaattacataatttctcataaaaaaCGTAAATTAACCTAGTAGTAACTATTATACAGtgtgattaaaattttttttataaaaattatgtatgaaaaatacttttctttttttctgccGGGTtgcatgacaaaaaaaatttatctttaaaggGTCACTCAAGCCACGGTAAATCATGTACATCTTTAtctgtctatttttttttattttgatatttattatttttataaaataaaaaataaagagtaatGAGATACACATTTTTACCATCATTTCTTTTCACAACATcactactaatttttttttaaaaaaacaaacgtGAACAAATCAAGTGTCGCACACAAATAACTGAATTCTACATCACTCGCGCGCCAATTTTATtgtaaataagaaaaacaaaaaatacatatatctgCCTATAATGTGAAAAACCCcccatttattcatttaatttaatccctatgttaatttaataaaaataaaaaataaaagaatataataaaataaacagacAATGAAGTCCCCCTCTTTACTTCCAGACTTCCAGTTCCCAGATCCTCCTCTTTCTCTCCAACTTccagaaaacaaacaaaacccaCCGATCTCGCGCGAGCGCCAGCCCGATGACCGCCCAGGGCTACGCCGTCGAGCTCTACTTCGACCCCGCCCTCGAGAACCAGGTCCTCAAGGCCTGGAACGTCCTTGCCCGCCGGCAAATCACCAAACACCTCATCGACATGCAATCTCGCCCTCACATCACCCTCCTTTCCTCCCCCTCCCTCGACCCCCACCGCCTCCTCTCCTCCCTCCGCTCCCTTGCCTCCCGTCATGAACCTTTCCCTCTTTCCCTCTCCGCTGCCGCCGCCTTCCCTGGCGATCCTGCTGTTCTCTTCCTTTCCCCTACCCCTTCCCTTTCCCTTCTCTCCCTCCATTCCCAGCTCTGTGATGCCCTCCGCAAGGAATCCTTTGATGCGCCTGATGAATTCCGGGTCGATTCCTGGGTCCCTCACTGCTCCGTCGCGCAGGACGTTGCCGGCACCCGCGTCGCCGAGGCCTTTTGCATTCTCCGTGATCTCAAGCTTCCTGTCACTGGGTATGTCACTGAGCTTGGAGTTGTTGAGTTCTCTCCCGTGCGTGAGATCTTCTCGTTCCCGCTCGGGAGTTTGTCTGAATCTTGAGGTATTTCCATTTGATGGATTTTAgacgttgttgttgttgttgttgttgttattgtctttttattttattttcttaaaaaaaaatgtgatctTTTATGATTAATGATTCAAAATTGCAGTCTTTGATGCCTAGATGTGATTCAGTGTTTTCCTTTGTTATTAGTCCTGAGCTTGCTTTTCTCTAAGTGCTACAAAAGCATTTTGTCTAATGACTACTGTATGATGATTTGGTTGGTATGTACATCATCCAGGGAAGTGACACCTGAATTGCTATTTGCTTGGATTTTTAGGTTTTCAAGAAATTATGCCT includes the following:
- the LOC120266609 gene encoding uncharacterized protein LOC120266609; the protein is MTAQGYAVELYFDPALENQVLKAWNVLARRQITKHLIDMQSRPHITLLSSPSLDPHRLLSSLRSLASRHEPFPLSLSAAAAFPGDPAVLFLSPTPSLSLLSLHSQLCDALRKESFDAPDEFRVDSWVPHCSVAQDVAGTRVAEAFCILRDLKLPVTGYVTELGVVEFSPVREIFSFPLGSLSES